In Candidatus Zixiibacteriota bacterium, the DNA window CTCTCTGGTTGTAACTTAAGGAACTGCGCACCTAAAACTGTATATAAGCCATAGACAATCGATATGAGTCGCGGTTGACTCTCTATTTTGTATTATTTGAACTTCTTCTACAGTTTGTTCTGTTTTGGGACGCATCTATGAACGTATTTGACATTTGAACGGAAAGCAGTTACTTTCGCAAGTCACCTGCATAAAGAAAAGGACCAAGTGGAAAACCAGGATCATGACATTCGAAAACCAGCAGTGGCTGGGACATTTTATCCTTCCAATCCGGTCGAGCTGACTAAGACGATTGCTGGATTTTACGCCGATGTCGACAAGGTCACGCTTGGCGGACGACCTATGGGTCTCATCGCTCCCCATTCCGGTTATCCATATTCTGGTAAGATTGCCGCGAAAGCATTCAAGCTTCTCGAAGGCGAGCACTTTGATACGGTGGTCATCGTCTCTCCCTCGCACACCGTTTTCTTTCAAGGTTCATCCATCTACGGCGGGGCGGGCTACCAGACCCCGATTGGCGTCATTGAAACAGATATTGCGCTTGCCCAGAAAATTGCCGCTATTAATCCGAGCGCGGTTTACTTTTCGAATATGGGGCATTCAAGCGGCACAGCTCGCGGCGAACACTCACTCGAAGTACAGCTTCCATTCCTACAAATCGTACTCGGCAAATTCAAACTCGTCGCGATAGTTATGGGTGATCAGGACCCGGACTCAGGCCGATTGCTCGGTGAGACACTCGCCGCCGCGCTCAAAGGCACGAATACATTGCTTGTTGCAAGTACCGATCTGTCGCACTTTCATGCTGAAAAAGAAGCGCGACGACTCGACTTTGCGGTTCAGGATGCCATCGAAAAATATGACACTCAGCTTCTAATCGATACCCTCGACAGCGGGAGAGGCGAAGCCTGCGGAGGCGGCGCAGTGGCCTCGGTAATGCTGGCATCCAAACGGCTCGGCGGAAGCACAGTCAAATTTCTTGACTATGGGACATCCGGCTCTGTAACCGGAGATTTTGATGATGTTGTCGGCTATATGAGCGCGGCAATTGTCTCGGGTCGTCCTCCGGTTATGGAGAAGACTATTTTGGGCGCAATTCCTCTCCGAATAAAGGAAGCGAAAGACTTGACATCCGAGGACAAACGGCAAATTCGTGAGATCGCCCGAATGGCAATCGAAACGCGCGCCGACGGCAAATCATTTGTTCCGCCGCTGAGCGAGCGGCTCAATGTGCAATTCGGTCTGTTTATGCGCGTCCATGTCGATGACTCGGTCCATCTTCCGTATGGACGCATCCGGCCTGAGGGTACTATTTTGCATGCTTCGGCGGAGATTGCGCAGTTGGCGGCATTCGAAGACCCGCGCTATGACCCGCTCGCACCTGAGCAATTACAATCATACGGTCTTGATATCTATGTTCTCTCGAAGCTTGAACGCTTGCGTGAATTTGATGATATCAAAATCGGCCGTGATGGACTCATGGTAAAGCTTGATATGCACTCCGCGCTCATGCTTCCGGTTGAAGCCGCGGATAAAAGCTGGACTGCAGGTGAATTTTTTGAGCAAGTCTGCCTCAAAGCTGGTCTTCCACGCGGCGCATATAAAGAACGCTACGCCGAAGTGTATAAATTCACCA includes these proteins:
- the amrB gene encoding AmmeMemoRadiSam system protein B yields the protein MTFERKAVTFASHLHKEKDQVENQDHDIRKPAVAGTFYPSNPVELTKTIAGFYADVDKVTLGGRPMGLIAPHSGYPYSGKIAAKAFKLLEGEHFDTVVIVSPSHTVFFQGSSIYGGAGYQTPIGVIETDIALAQKIAAINPSAVYFSNMGHSSGTARGEHSLEVQLPFLQIVLGKFKLVAIVMGDQDPDSGRLLGETLAAALKGTNTLLVASTDLSHFHAEKEARRLDFAVQDAIEKYDTQLLIDTLDSGRGEACGGGAVASVMLASKRLGGSTVKFLDYGTSGSVTGDFDDVVGYMSAAIVSGRPPVMEKTILGAIPLRIKEAKDLTSEDKRQIREIARMAIETRADGKSFVPPLSERLNVQFGLFMRVHVDDSVHLPYGRIRPEGTILHASAEIAQLAAFEDPRYDPLAPEQLQSYGLDIYVLSKLERLREFDDIKIGRDGLMVKLDMHSALMLPVEAADKSWTAGEFFEQVCLKAGLPRGAYKERYAEVYKFTTEVC